In Brassica rapa cultivar Chiifu-401-42 chromosome A06, CAAS_Brap_v3.01, whole genome shotgun sequence, a single window of DNA contains:
- the LOC103841595 gene encoding pollen receptor-like kinase 3 yields MTAVLYLCLLCFSFTPSLQHVSESEPLMRFKTSVNITKGDLNSWRTGTDPCNGKWFGIYCQRGQTISGIHITKLGLSGIIHVEDLKDLPNLRTIRLDNNLLSGPLPPFFKLHGLRSLLLSNNSFSGEIAADFFKDMLQLKRVFLDHNDFTGNIPTSLMQLTGLEELHLQANQFSGEIPLLTDGNKNLKLLDLSNNNLEGEIPKSIAERNIVKMNFQGNQKLCGQPLNIICDDKPPALGKNPNEVTGKAVFMVILFLLIFLILVAIITRWKKKRQPEFRMLSKDHLSDTESVEVRMPDSVKKPVEASKKRSNADGSSKKGSTHHGKSGGGGGMGDIIMVNSEKGSFGLPDLMKAAAEVLGNGSLGSAYKAVMANGLSVVVKRIRDMNKLSRDAFDVELQRFGKLRHPNVLTPLAYHYRREEKLVVSEYMPKSSLLYVLHGDRGTFHSELTWSTRLKIIQGVALGMQFLHEEFASYELPHGNLKSSNVLLSETYEPLVSDYAFLPLLQPDNASQALFAFKSPEFAQNQQVSPKSDVYCLGVILLEIMTGKFPSQYLNNGKGGTDIIEWVQSSVAQHKEEELIDPEISSNTDSLQQMVELLRIGAVCIASNPDDRENMKEIVTRIERITI; encoded by the exons ATGACTGCTGTTCTATATCTTTGCCTCCTCTGTTTCTCCTTCACCCCGTCTCTGCAACACGTCAGCGAGTCTGAGCCGCTCATGCGGTTCAAAACCTCGGTGAATATAACCAAAGGGGACCTGAATTCATGGAGAACTGGAACCGATCCTTGCAATGGCAAATGGTTTGGGATATACTGCCAAAGGGGTCAAACAATCTCCGGTATTCACATTACCAAGCTCGGTCTCTCTGGGATCATCCATGTCGAGGATCTAAAGGATCTCCCAAACCTAAGGACAATCAGGCTTGACAATAATCTTCTTTCGGGCCCACTCCCTCCtttcttcaagctccatggcCTGAGATCGCTCTTGCTGTCAAACAATAGCTTTTCTGGAGAGATCGCTGCTGATTTCTTCAAGGATATGCTACAACTTAAGCGCGTATTTTTAGATCACAACGATTTCACTGGGAATATTCCCACATCCTTGATGCAACTCACGGGCCTGGAGGAGCTTCACTTGCAAGCCAACCAGTTCTCTGGTGAGATACCTTTGCTTACAGATGGAAACAAGAATCTTAAATTACTCGACCTCTCCAACAATAACCTGGAGGGAGAGATCCCAAAGAGCATAGCAGAAAGAAATATTGTGAAGATGAACTTTCAAGGCAACCAGAAGCTTTGTGGACAGCCGCTGAATATCATTTGCGATGATAAACCACCAGCGTTAGGAAAAAACCCTAACGAAGTCACCGGGAAAGCCGTCTTTATGGTCATACTTTTTCTTTTGATATTCTTGATCCTGGTGGCAATTATAACaagatggaagaagaagaggcagcCCGAGTTCAGGATGCTCAGCAAGGACCACCTAAGTGACACTGAAAGCGTGGAAGTACGCATGCCAGACTCCGTAAAGAAGCCTGTTGAGGCGAGCAAGAAGCGAAGTAACGCGGACGGATCCTCTAAAAAAGGTTCAACCCATCATGGGAAAAGTGGAGGAGGAGGCGGCATGGGAGACATTATAATGGTAAACAGCGAGAAAGGCTCCTTTGGTTTACCCGATCTCATGAAGGCTGCGGCCGAGGTGCTAGGCAACGGTAGCCTAGGGTCGGCCTATAAGGCCGTCATGGCCAATGGATTATCCGTGGTTGTAAAGCGGATCAGGGATATGAACAAGCTGTCACGTGATGCGTTCGATGTTGAGCTACAACGTTTTGGGAAACTACGACATCCTAACGTTCTTACTCCTTTAGCTTATCATTACCGTCGTGAAGAAAAGCTTGTAGTCTCGGAATACATGCCGAAAAGCAGTCTACTCTACGTTTTGCACG GAGATCGAGGGACTTTTCATTCCGAGCTAACTTGGTCAACAAGGTTGAAGATTATACAAGGAGTCGCACTTGGGATGCAGTTCTTGCATGAAGAGTTTGCGTCCTACGAACTTCCCCATGGAAATCTAAAGTCCAGTAACGTTCTATTAAGTGAAACCTATGAGCCACTGGTCAGTGATTACGCATTCCTCCCACTTCTTCAGCCTGACAACGCCTCGCAGGCGTTATTCGCTTTTAAATCCCCGGAATTCGCTCAAAACCAGCAGGTTTCACCAAAATCTGATGTATATTGCCTCGGAGTAATCCTTTTAGAGATCATGACGGGAAAGTTCCCTTCGCAGTACCTAAACAACGGCAAAGGTGGCACAGATATCATTGAATGGGTGCAATCTTCGGTGGCGCAGcataaagaagaagaacttaTTGATCCAGAGATATCGAGTAATACTGATTCGTTGCAACAAATGGTAGAATTGCTGCGGATAGGCGCTGTGTGTATTGCAAGTAATCCAGATGACAGGGAAAACATGAAAGAAATTGTTACAAGAATAGAACGAATAACGATTTGA